The window CGACCTCAATAATGCACCCCAGAGGATATTGTCGTAAGAGCTCCCGATATAATCGACGGATGGCAGCAGGATGAAATATTTGACGTCGAGTATCCGGGAGGTCTTGTCGGCTCTTTCCAACATGCGACCAAGACGGCCAAAATGCCAGCCTTCACCATGGTTCATGGTTGAATCAGTGGTGCCGCTGAAGGTATGGCTGGCATTCATGATATCAACAAAAAACTGGTGTGGCAGGTCCATCGACACTTCCTGGGCTGCGGTGTTGATCATCAGGTAAAAAGTGTTGAGATGCTCCCACATCTCTGAACTGATGTACTCGCGAACTGAACGGGCGTTTTCCCGGGCCGAGCGGACGCAGGAATAAATCGAGTTGGGGTTGTTGCGATCGAAAACCAGAAATTCTATGGCGTTTTCCCGGTTGGCTTCACCATAGAGCTTTTGGAACAGTTCGTGGTCTCCAGTGGTATTGATTAATGGTTGCCATTGATGACTGGCGCTGTCGGGAATATCAAGGGTCATGTGGTAGTTGGCATCAATAAAACGGGCAACATTCTCAGCACGTTCAATATAGCGATTCAACCAGTAGATAGAGTTGGCGACACGACTCAGCATTATAATCCCTCCTCTTCTTTCAGGGCAGATTCAGGAGAGGGGCCACCTTCAGCATTAAGAACCCAGGTGTCCTTACTCCCGCCCCCCTGCGAGGAGTTGACGACCAAAGAGCCTTTCTTCAATGCGACCCTGGTCAACCCACCGGGCAGAACGTAGGTGCTTTTTGCACCGAAGAGGATATAGGGACGGAGATCGACGTGACGCCCCTCGAAGTGATCATCTACTAATACTGGAACTCGAGATAAGGCAAGAGTCGGCTGGGCAATATAGGTGCGTGGACTGGCTTTGATCCGCCGGGCAAATTCTTCCCGTTCGGCTTTTGAAGCGTGCGGTCCAATCAGCATGCCGTAGCCGCCCGATTCGTTGACCGCTTTGACCACCAGCTTGTCCAGATTCTCGAGAACGTATTTGCGGTCGTCATCACGCCAGCAGGCGTAGGTGGGAACATTGTTGATGATCGGATCTTCGCCGAGGTAATAGCGGATAATCTCCGGGACATAGGCATAGACAGCCTTGTCATCGGCAACACCGGTGCCCGGTGCGTTGGCCAACGCGACTTTCCCTTTACTGTAGGCTTTCATCAATCCCGGGACTCCGAGCATGGAGTCGGCACGGAACGCTTTCGGATCCATGAAATCATCATCGATTCTCCGGTAGATGACATCGACCCGCTCAAGGCCCTTGGTCGTGCGCATCATCACTTCGCCGCGATGGACGACCAAATCGCCACCTTCGACCAAGGGCACACCCATTTGCTGGGCAAGAAAGCTGTGCTCAAAATAGGCTGAATTGTAAATTCCCGGGGTCCAGACAACGGCGACCGGCGATCGAACTCCCGGCGGAGCCATTTCCTGCAACATTTCCAGGAGTCGGCTGGGATAATCGGTCACCGGTTGGACACTGCAGGCATCAAATACCATCGGAAAGGTTCGCTTCATGAGCAGCCGATTTTCCAGTACGTAAGAAACACCTGACGGGCATCTCAGGTTATCTTCCAGGACGAAAAATTCACCAGACCCGTCTCTGACCAGATCAGTCCCGGTGATATGGCACCAGATGCCGCAGGGGGGTTCCAGGCCGATACAGGGTTTGCGGAAGCCATCCGCGGAGAAAATCAGTTCTGCAGGGACGATGCCGTCCTTTATGATTTTCTGATCATTGTAAACATCATGGATAAAACTGTTGAGGGCGGTGATCCGCTGTGTCAGCCCTCGCTCAAGAACGTCCCACTCTTTGGCCTGAACAATACGAGGCACAATATCGAAAGGGAAAATCTTTTCAGTTTGTGCTTCACTACCATACACATTAAAGGTGATTCCGAGGTTCAGGAGCGCAATTTCAGCCGCTTTCTGGCGCCTTTGCAGTTCCGACTCCGGTAAAGCATTAACCCTCTGGATCAGAAGGTCAGCGCCTGGACGCGGCTTACCTTGTGAGTCAAAGACTTCATCGTAGAAACCCTCTGTATCATAACCATCAAATCTCATCTGAGGCTCCTTGCTGAAAAATGTCTGTCAATCCCGCTTGAGATCAGGAACAAAATCGATGTGCGGTCAGGCCTTTTGTGACTGACTTTGCGATTGGTCATTGAGGAGGTTATCAGGAATTCTGGCAACGTCCACCGAAACGACCACTTTATGTTTTCCGCCGCCCAGAGCAACTCCCCTTAAGGGGGATACATCTGCAAAATCGCGTCCCCAGGCGACGGTAATATGCTGCTCACCGGGGATCTTATTGTTGGTCGGGTCAAAGTCGATCCAGCTGGCATCCGCAGCGTAAACGGAAAACCAAGCGTGCGAGGCATCAGCGCCAATCAATCGTGCCTGGCCCGGTGGTGGCGCGGTTTCAATGTAACCGCTGACGTAACGAGCCGCCAGGCCGATTGAGCGCAGACAAGCAACGCCAATATGGGCAAAATCCTGACAGACCCCACTACGGGTCACCATGATCTCAGAAAGTGGTGTGTCGATCGTTGTACTCTCCTGGTCGTAGGTGAAATCACTATAAATTCGCTGCATCAGGTCCGCTGCAGCCTCACCGATTGGGCGGCCCTCAGGGAAAGATGTCTTGGCATATGCCTCAAGCGCCTGAGATTTTTGAGCCAAAGGCGAATCATACAGAAAAGGCAAAGCCTCTAGCGTTAGCGGGCTTCTATCGCTGGCCAGGTGTTTTCGTACTGACTCCCAGGACCGTTGATTCGCCGCTACGAAAAGGTTGGGATCTGCAGAGACCGAGACCTCACTGGCCGCCGTTACGTTCAACCCGTCATGGGGGTGTTGGATAGCAAAGTGGCTGACACGATTGCCAAAGGCGTCTATCCGCTCGCGTAGGTCGGAGGGGTAAGGTTCAATCCGCAGCTCACTCGTCAGGCATTTCTGTCTTAAGGTATCACGAGGCAATAAGCAGGCTTCATTGCGACACAGGGCAACCGGTGTGCTGTAGTTGTATTGAGTCGAGTGGGTTACGCGGTATTTCATGACTTTTTCCAGTGCGCAACGGCACCCAGTCGCTGCGGCGCTAGGGTTGGGCTGAAATAAAGTTGCGTCAAGGCCTCAGAAAGTTTTTCAAGCCGCTCTTTTTGTACTGTCAGGAGCTCCTCTAACAACGGATGACAGTTGTCGCTTATTGACAACTGGGCCAGTTGTTTAAGGTCCGCACTGCTGAGCTCTGCACAGGCCTCGCTGATCAGTCGTCCATCTTCTCTTGTCTGTGCTGTTGGCTGATCCTGCGGCAGCTCTGCAATCATTCTCTGCAGTTGATGCAGTTGATAGGCAAGTGCCCTGGGATAGTTTTTATCCGTTAATAACAATTCCAGAATTGACGGAAGTTGTATGAATGAACGGTAACGTCGTCTATAGGTAATAAGGCTGTTGCTGGTAGATAGAACGGTTGCAAACATCTGTGCTTCCATAGAGGGCTTGTAATAAGGAACCAGCGTTGCCCGTAACAGGGCAATCAGATTGAGGGCGCGTTCGAGGCTCCGCCCGATTTTCAGAAGCAACCAATCGGTTTCCCGCGCCATGTTGTCATTATTCAGACCACTGAATGCGGAGAGTTGCAGAAGCAACTGATTGATGCTGTCATGTAAGCGGCCGCTGCCAATGAGGGAGATCGATACTTTTGGGTTCCAGTTCTGCTGAATATTGTCGACAATTCGCCATGCGTCTACGGGGAGGGTGTCCCTGATGATATAGGCAGAATAGCCAAAACTCCGTAACAACGAGCGCAGGCTTCCCGGTCTATCGGTATCGCTGGTCAAAGACATGAGCTCAGCGCGAGGGTCCGCCAGCTTTTCTACGGCACCTTCGCCTATAAATCCAGGATAGGTCGATGTGACACGAGTTAATGCCTGTAATAAATGTTCCAGGCTCAGGCGATCATCAGGGTCACGAAATTCATTGTATTCAATGAGGTTTGTAAGGATCGATCGAAGCAGGAGGGCGGTTGCTTCGGCGCGTTCGGCATAACGACCCGTCCAGAACAGATTCTCAGCGGCACGGCTCGGCAGCGAGCCTAACAAAGGTTCAATGAGACGATCTGGAGGAGCTTGCTGCCAGAGGTTTACCTGCTTGGCCGGTTCCGTGGTCAGAACCCATGTGTCTTTGCTGTACCCGCCTTCCTTCGATGTGAGTAAGCCGCCTTCGTTATCGTTAATTCTGGTCAAGCCCCCGGACATGGCAACATAGGATTGATCCTTTGCTGTCAGGAAGGTGCTTAAAATGAAGGGTCGATGTTCTATCGTGTCGGTCACAAACGTAGGCACGGTTGCCAGGTTGGCAGGTTCCTGACCAACATAAAGATGCGGGTTGGCGAGAATCCTCTCACGGCAGGCACTGAGTTGGGATTCGCTGAGTTGTCCCGGTATCATTTCAGGGAGGCCCGGGAGTGGATGGATTGGTTTTATAACCAGCTTGTTCAGATTCTGCAGCACGAATTCGCGCTCACGCGGTTGTCCACACCACCAGGTGGCAACGGACGGCAGGCGCAATTCTTCGCCCAATAAATGACGTGAAATTCCTGGTAAGAAAGCCATCATAGCCGGGTTCTGCAACACGCTGCTGCCAACAGCATTAGACGTTGTGACGTTGCCACGCCGGACGGCTTCCAGCAGTCCTGGAATGCCAAACAAGGAGGATCCACGAAGCTCGAGGGGATCGCAAAGCGTCTCTTCGAGCCGATTTAGTATGACATCAACCTGGCGCAGCCCGCCGACTGATTTGAGCCAGACACAGCCGTCACGAACAACCAGGTCCCCACCCTGGACCAGGGTATAACCAAGATAGGAAGCGAGATAAGCATGTTCAAAATAAAGGGCATGCTCCGGGCCGGGAGTCAGTACTACGATGCGTGGTTCGGTTTGATTGTTCCTCGCCAGAAGTGTCAGCCTGTTCCGTAAGGCGCGAAAAAACATGGCCAGGCGGTGGACCTGAAAATCCTGATATAGCCTTGGAAAACTACGCGTCATGACGACACGATTTTCTAACGCGTATCCGGAGCCAAAGGGAGGGGTGGAATAATCATCAAGAACCCAGAATCGGCCATCTTTCGCTCTTGCAATATTTGCAGAATAAAAGTTCAGGTGTCTTCCACCTGGAGGCAGAAGCCCAACGCAAGGCCAGAGAAAACCTTTGTGAGTAAAGGCCGCCTCCGGAGGCAGTAAGCCATCTTGAATCAGCTTCCGCGGTCCGTAAATGTCGGCAAGAATCAGGTTGAGCAATTCTGCACGCTGCACCAATCCCTGCTCAACCAGAGACCATTCCTCGCTTTCAATAACCAATGGAATTGGGTCGAACTGCCAGTCACGTGATGTGTCTGCGGGGCCAAAAAGATTATGGGTTGCGCCATTTTCACGTAAAAGCCGTTGAGCTTCTTTGCGGCGTTTTGCCAATCTTTTGTTTCCCAGCTTCTCCAGCGTCTGCAAGAGGATCTTCTCATGCGGGAGGTGTTTCTCACCCCCGACACCAAGTTCATTGTATTTGCCCAACTCTCTCTCATAAGACTGGGGGCCGGATTTTTTGCGCCTATCTGTTTCTATCGTCACGTTTATTGTCTCTCTCAGCCAGATCAAGATCTTCGAGCCAGGTAGAAATTGTTATTTCGGCGCTGCGCAACGCAAATCGAGGGTGTAGGGAAATTCGTTGCTCGGCTCTTCCAAAGGAGGAGCCATCTGCCCCGGAGGATGCCCGTGCGGGAAGAATTCGCCGAGGTTGACAAAGTCTGCCTGCGGCTGAATCGGGCCAGGCGTGTGTTCAGTGACCGTAAACAAAGCCCCCCGTCGCGACTCTGCGGTAATGGCATTGACTGGGAAATCATCATAATTTCGCCCACCAGGATGGGCAACATGATAAGTACAGCCGCCGATAGAGCGTCCCGTCCAGCTGTCAATAACATCAAACACCAGCGGTGAATGCGGCTTGATGGTCGGGTGTAGTGCCGAAGGCGGTTGCCAGGCACGATAGCGGACACCAACGACGAACTCGTCCTTACGGCCGGTCTTGCGTAGAGGCAATCGACGGCCATTGCAGGTAATGACAT of the Deltaproteobacteria bacterium IMCC39524 genome contains:
- a CDS encoding circularly permuted type 2 ATP-grasp protein: MTIETDRRKKSGPQSYERELGKYNELGVGGEKHLPHEKILLQTLEKLGNKRLAKRRKEAQRLLRENGATHNLFGPADTSRDWQFDPIPLVIESEEWSLVEQGLVQRAELLNLILADIYGPRKLIQDGLLPPEAAFTHKGFLWPCVGLLPPGGRHLNFYSANIARAKDGRFWVLDDYSTPPFGSGYALENRVVMTRSFPRLYQDFQVHRLAMFFRALRNRLTLLARNNQTEPRIVVLTPGPEHALYFEHAYLASYLGYTLVQGGDLVVRDGCVWLKSVGGLRQVDVILNRLEETLCDPLELRGSSLFGIPGLLEAVRRGNVTTSNAVGSSVLQNPAMMAFLPGISRHLLGEELRLPSVATWWCGQPREREFVLQNLNKLVIKPIHPLPGLPEMIPGQLSESQLSACRERILANPHLYVGQEPANLATVPTFVTDTIEHRPFILSTFLTAKDQSYVAMSGGLTRINDNEGGLLTSKEGGYSKDTWVLTTEPAKQVNLWQQAPPDRLIEPLLGSLPSRAAENLFWTGRYAERAEATALLLRSILTNLIEYNEFRDPDDRLSLEHLLQALTRVTSTYPGFIGEGAVEKLADPRAELMSLTSDTDRPGSLRSLLRSFGYSAYIIRDTLPVDAWRIVDNIQQNWNPKVSISLIGSGRLHDSINQLLLQLSAFSGLNNDNMARETDWLLLKIGRSLERALNLIALLRATLVPYYKPSMEAQMFATVLSTSNSLITYRRRYRSFIQLPSILELLLTDKNYPRALAYQLHQLQRMIAELPQDQPTAQTREDGRLISEACAELSSADLKQLAQLSISDNCHPLLEELLTVQKERLEKLSEALTQLYFSPTLAPQRLGAVAHWKKS
- a CDS encoding alpha-E domain-containing protein; this encodes MLSRVANSIYWLNRYIERAENVARFIDANYHMTLDIPDSASHQWQPLINTTGDHELFQKLYGEANRENAIEFLVFDRNNPNSIYSCVRSARENARSVREYISSEMWEHLNTFYLMINTAAQEVSMDLPHQFFVDIMNASHTFSGTTDSTMNHGEGWHFGRLGRMLERADKTSRILDVKYFILLPSVDYIGSSYDNILWGALLRSASAFEMYRKRHGRIDPEKIVDFLMLDKHFPRAVHFCIVTAMISMNNITGSQRGTFANKAEQQLGKLLSEFNFASLEDIFEHGLHEYLDSTQTRINALGAAVQAEFFSPQIADTTTESRTLE
- a CDS encoding circularly permuted type 2 ATP-grasp protein codes for the protein MRFDGYDTEGFYDEVFDSQGKPRPGADLLIQRVNALPESELQRRQKAAEIALLNLGITFNVYGSEAQTEKIFPFDIVPRIVQAKEWDVLERGLTQRITALNSFIHDVYNDQKIIKDGIVPAELIFSADGFRKPCIGLEPPCGIWCHITGTDLVRDGSGEFFVLEDNLRCPSGVSYVLENRLLMKRTFPMVFDACSVQPVTDYPSRLLEMLQEMAPPGVRSPVAVVWTPGIYNSAYFEHSFLAQQMGVPLVEGGDLVVHRGEVMMRTTKGLERVDVIYRRIDDDFMDPKAFRADSMLGVPGLMKAYSKGKVALANAPGTGVADDKAVYAYVPEIIRYYLGEDPIINNVPTYACWRDDDRKYVLENLDKLVVKAVNESGGYGMLIGPHASKAEREEFARRIKASPRTYIAQPTLALSRVPVLVDDHFEGRHVDLRPYILFGAKSTYVLPGGLTRVALKKGSLVVNSSQGGGSKDTWVLNAEGGPSPESALKEEEGL
- a CDS encoding transglutaminase family protein gives rise to the protein MKYRVTHSTQYNYSTPVALCRNEACLLPRDTLRQKCLTSELRIEPYPSDLRERIDAFGNRVSHFAIQHPHDGLNVTAASEVSVSADPNLFVAANQRSWESVRKHLASDRSPLTLEALPFLYDSPLAQKSQALEAYAKTSFPEGRPIGEAAADLMQRIYSDFTYDQESTTIDTPLSEIMVTRSGVCQDFAHIGVACLRSIGLAARYVSGYIETAPPPGQARLIGADASHAWFSVYAADASWIDFDPTNNKIPGEQHITVAWGRDFADVSPLRGVALGGGKHKVVVSVDVARIPDNLLNDQSQSQSQKA